atgttggactccggcagggctgccctttgtcacctgttctgttcataatttttatggacagaatttctaggcgcagccaagggccagattgtgtccggtttggggaccatgcgatttcgtcgctgctttttgcggatgatgttgtcgtgttggcctcctcagaccaggaccttcagtgtgcattgggacggtttgcagccgagtgtgaatcggctgggatgagaatcagcacctccaagtccgaggccatggttctcagtcggaaaagggtggattgcacacttcaggtttgtggagagttcctgcctcaagtggaggagttcaggtatcttggggtcttgttcacgagtgagggaaggatggaacgtgagattgacagacggatcggtgcagcttctgcagtaatgcggtcgctgtacaagtctgtcgtggtgaagaaggagctgagctgtaaggcaaagctctcgatttactggtcaatctacgttcctactctcacctatggtcatgagctgtgggtcatgaccgaaaggacaagatcccggatacaggcggccgaaatgagctttctccgtcgggtggctgggcgctcccttagagatagggtgagaagctcggtcactcgggaggagctcagagtagagccgttgctcctccacatcgagaggagccagctgaggtggctcgggcatctatttcggatgcctcctggacgccttcccagggaggtgttccaggcacgtctcaccgggaggaggccccggggaagacctaggacacgctggagggattATGTaccccggctggcctgggaacgtctcggggtccccccggaagagctggaagaagtggctagggagagggaagtctgggcatctctgcttagactgttgccctcgcgacccggccccggattaagcggaagatgatggatggatggatggtgttatgatgcacaaataaagagatacagaattgatcaattttgccgtttattactgtaacaggtggtatgcaatatgcataacactgttaatgcaggagatgtggttcatgcataggtaacatttaatgtaagtaGCCTATGTCAgatcgattaatcacatccaaaaaaaagttgtttatataatgtgtatatatatatatatatatatatatatatatatatatatatatatatatatatatataaaaatgcacatacatacgtgtgtatatatcagaccaaagggacaatccttcttttccttcttactgctgctaaccaagctatgtgatgccgctttgttaactcggagacctgagatcaagACAAGCTGAAAAGCTTGAAAAAGCaggaaagctgaaaaatcgcactccattcaaattatttttccatgccggtcatgagtacgagtatggcagttaattacacaacaagcttttaccattgtaacttattttttagctgtagagagcaaacaaaagtctattatcaatccaatacaatacatacagcagcgtccgtgtcctaaagtcccagaatgcatttcgTTGCTGACGTCATGTTCTCAAACTCTATAAGAAAAATCACTTTTCATCGGGAGATTGATTGTTGCCATTGTTAAATATGAATCTATAAagcagaccctgaaatgcgctcagctaagcgcacaactctctgcagggctttgcattcttgactggagctgttcccataccacactgagatgcactgagtcaatacactttctatagccccagaatagaaagttttcaggattgctggtgagaccctgaatttcctcagctgtcgcagatggtacagtctttgtctggctttattaacctgtgttagAATGTGAGAAGTGTAAGTCAGGTCCtcagagatgtttacaccaaggtacttgaagctgctcaccctctccacaggtgtcccgctgatcataagatCTGCTGTCtcctcctgaagtccacaatcagctctttagttttgatcacattcagagagagatgtGCAAAGACAAGCAGTCCTGTATTATTAACCAGTAGTTAATAGATCACCCAAAAGAAactgaaataattgttttaaatgcttcaaaatatttaatgtcaAGACAGTATATTATTAAGACACAAAAGCATTTTGATGTTCAACATATTTCACATCTCATCCACGTCATACTTTGATTTTATTCAGTTAGAATTAAGAATATGCAGACATTTCACTAAAGCGGTTAAGTCATACTAACTTACATTTATGCCTGACTCGAAATGTCTGTTGTTTTACAAATGGTGAAACCAATAGATATATGTtttttagacattttgcaacattTTTGGGAAAATCATTGTTCAAATAGTACATCTGCAATAAAACAAAGCTTGCATTTATAAAGAAAGCTTAAATAACACATAAGCGaggttaacaaaaacaaatgctgtAAGCAAACACATTCTGGCCCAAACAAAACATGTTAGATAATGAATGAGTGTAGTTTTTACACTAAAACAAAGTCCCTCACTTCCACTCTACAAcacagattatataaatataatcacaAAGTTATGAAATATTCCTTTCTCTGATTTTGATGTGAATTGTAATGTCAAAAGCATGATTTGATGAGATTTCCAACAGAAgcagagagcgagcgagcgatgTCTTGAGCGGTCAGTGTTCCCTCTATGCCTGAGTTCATCATTACACAAGAACTGATGAACAGGTAATGAACAGATGCTCAGTGGAGACCGTGATGAAACACAAACACCTCTCTGTTCTTTCACTGCTACTGAAGAACGTGTCCGAGCTCTCCTCGATTCAGATGCGCGGGCACAGAACGCTGTCTTCTGGCTCAGAGCAGAACACAATTCTACAAGTGTGTTTTAAACTTTCTATCACATACAATTAGTGTTATGTACTTAATCATTTATCTCTGACATATACAGTTCAACCAAacttattcagacaccagatataattattatcattttatttttttacactgttcaTTAATGTAAGTGAGGATAGTAAAACAAAGATTTTAAGCCCAAAAATATGTTCTGACTCTttgacctgagcatgttttgttACATAGCTTTATCTCAAAGTTATCTGATCTTATCATGATCTTCTCATATTTTATGAGCGTGATATAAAGTGAGACGTGTTAAAGGTGTCTGAACAGTGTCTGGTTTGACTGTAtttctgaagcgtgtgtgtgagGCCGCAGCAGACAGATGTTAGCGTTGACGCTAGGTGCTCTGAGACTGCACCGCTGCTGTgtgtgatgaggatgatgatgaggaggaggcgTAGAAGGAACACTGAAGGGTCACTGGGGTCACATCAGCACGTCCAGGTCGTCGCAGTGGTCCTCCTCCTCTTCTGGGACTCTGAGAGACAGCACCTCCTCGTTCAGGAACAGACCGCTCAGTCTCTCCTTACGAGCCTGTCTCTGCTCCTTCAGCTGACGCTTGCGCAGGGCCTTCTGCTGCAGCTTCCTCTGCTTGGAGCGCTTCTGCAAGACACCAGCACAACAAACACTCTCAAAAAGAGTTAAACCTGAACTTCATCAGCAGTCACTTAAGCACTGGTCTTGAGGAATATGGAGTATGGCCTCGATCTGAACAGTTAATGCAGTCCCTAGTGAAGCAGTCACTGAAGCTACACACCAGTAAACATTCAGACAGGACAGCGGTGTGAACTCAGTTCTGTGTGTCAGTATCAGCTCTGAACCAGAAGTgtcatctgatcaaatgtgcattcttattcattagcttgggttacaCTAATTCATTTAActctgttggatcagcagctatgctaatgatgtctctatgtgtttctctgtttctgctggatcttcatcccgtggtaactaggatttacacaagctccagtctggatccagaacacctgagaagagatgatgctgaccctcagaggatctcagatgatgctgaccctgaatcaacaacagaactaacaattattgctaaatgtgtgactgaatcatataattattattaattattaaattattaatattgttcatcgtctagctgactacatcttgatttaaagctgctgtaggtaaattttttaaatatatattttttacatatttgttaaacctgtcattatgtcctgacagtagaatatgagacagataatctgtgtataaatcaagctcctctggctcctcccagtgtcctattgccatttgcagaaactccatcgctcccggtaagaaacaaccaatcagagctgcggtccgtaactttgtttgtgttcaaaatgtagaaaaatgcatataataagcgagtacaccatgaatccattttccaaaccgtgtttttagcttgtcctgaatcactagggtgcacctataataagtgtttatattcggactattttagattgcttcggggataccgcggcggagtaacccagtacctttgtgattcttcatagacataaacagagagaagtagttccggctacgatgttcttccgcaagacgcaagcagttctgtttattaaccgctagagcgtcagaagttaccgactgcagctttaacttttctacaaatcctgtcatatgcgcacaaactgacagtcaccacttataagctactactaaatattgtagaaacataattttcttaaatttttttaagttgctttgtaataatttgtattgtaaaaagcgctatacaaataaacttgaattgaattgtgctgcgctgtgtgtgtgtgtgtgtgtgtgagtgtgtgtgtgtgtgtgcgcgcgcgcgtgtgtgtatgtgtgtatgtgtgtgtgtgtgtgtgtgtgtgtgtgtgtgtgtgagcacctTGGAGTCCCGTATCCTCTCTGCGGCGGAGGCCAGGTTCCCGTCGCTGTGAGCTCTGCTGATGCTGGAGGTGGTGgaggtgctgctgctgctgatgctgctggTGATGCTGGCGTTACTGCTGCTGTGAGCGCTCACACTGCTGGCCAGACTCCTCTTCACACTGCGCTGCTGCCGCGGACCGTGCTCTCGGATGTAGCTCCGCACCTGCAGCAGACACACACCGCTTCACAGAGTCAGCACAGACCCGGACCACTACCCGTGATCCTCAGTGTTCAGAGCCATCTCAGAGACTCAGTGTGTGAACACAGCTCTTTTACAATAGGTTTAGATTTTACATTACAAACAGAGCGCTGTTAATCAGGAAATTTCAGAAAGTGTTTTAACACTAAATCTAGCTCCTGAATCTGTGAAAGGTTAGGAAAGTGAAGAGGAGTCCTGAGTCACGAAGACCAAACCACAAACCATCCTAAAATTTTGTCTTTGCTCATTCACACTGCATGATTGTCACTCGCCTGAACGAGCACTGATTTGCCTGTGAGTTTGGCCATTTGTTGGTGATTTCCTGTCGTCGAGCCAAAAACTGGGCTAAAATCTTGCAGTCTGAACTCAGCTTTAGTCGCAGAAAAAATCAATTCACATGAAGTGGTGAAATCACTCTGAGATGGACAAGTCACTGACGGCGGTCTGTGTGGTAATACAGTACACTGAGCAGGACATGCGCTCAGATAAGGCTCATCATGGGAGAGATGTGTGTAGTACATGgcagctcaatctaatgttagcGTAGAGAGAACTGTGCGGAGTGTGAAGCTGAACAGTGGTGCGCTCGGGCCACTGCAAACAGATGGAGGCGCCGCTGAGATCATTTACTCTCAAAATACTTTGGCATTTTTGGTCAGATAAAAGCAATGCATCTTTTGTATCTGTAACAACTATGTTTATTCATGTGCAGTCAGAATAGCCACAAGATGTTGCGCTTTTATCAAATAAAGCAAACATGATGCTTTCTGCTGTCTTGGACTCTTTGAACTTGATTGCACTTTGAAACTCCCTGGATGCTTGCCTTATTACAGACATGAGAAACATATCTATAGAGAGTGAAACTTAAATGAAGCAATTCAGACAGAAATCAAATATTCTCACGTCATGTAATCCGTGTGAAACCTGCACACACGTGCTGAAGAGACTTCACCTCTTACACAGAGAGCACTAGCGTAACTTGAGCACTTATTAGGTtatgtaggcaattaaaggctcattattatgatttatatggtttattaataaaagtaatgcttaaaatgaatgacttctaGCTGACCAGAGAAATCTTCAGTCGAGGACAGCCCTAATGCAATTGTTATGAGAAGCATACATATAagaggctgacaattagctgaataTATAGCCCACTTCTTTAATTAGTCACACTAAGCCTGCATTATacatctttatttgaatgtggcaattaacatttttattaaaaaaaaatgtaatatggcaacataatattgcgctctacaatatttctatgaataaatctcagagagactatcagccaatcactgtgtgttTAGTTAAtaagcatgctgacatcatccatatcAACGAGCTCGACCCCGCCCCCTTACTCTGAGCTGAAGACTTCTCTCTATTCCTTAAACTCTTAGCTAAAACTTTTCctgctatttaggagaactcttCGTGGAGTTATAATGTTTTGTGGAAGcggtttctggtgtgtgtgatcAATCACCTGCTTGAGCTTCTCATCGGTGAGGCAGTTCAGCTCGATGATGAACTCGCTGTCTGTCGGCAGAATCTGAGCACTCGGGTcgattattttaatgatgtcaaGCTGCTCCCGAAGTCCCATCTCTGTGCTCACCTTTCGACTCAAATACTCAATATATTCCACCTGAAAAACACAAACCAAAGTGAGCTCACACCTGACTGCAGTCTAATGACCCACAGCTCCTCGTAGATCTCGGTGTGCAGCGCTGCTAGTGTCTGAGACCTGCTCGTCGTTGCTCATGGCGCTCCAGGGAAGCTCGTCCAGGTTCCGGTGCGGTTTGTTTCTCCGTTTGGACGCGAGGCAGGGGGAGCTGGGCACGCTGGGAATGATGTCGGAGAGCACATCGCTGCCGCTGGCTAGATCACTGCCGGGTAACTGCAACAGACACGTGACCGTACTCAAACATCAGTCTGATCAATGTATCGCTAGAGTGCGGAGGTGTTCAACACATACAGACACGGTGCGCATTTCACCAGGTTTTATCTTTAAACTCAACAAACAACgagtaaaatgactaaaacaataACATCAGCAATGATGTctggattttaaatgacaacatgACTGACAAcagattatataataatgtacaaaatgttcaaataaagctaTGATAAGGTTtcgtaaaatagtaaataaacatcGCACAGGTTAAAATGGTTATTGGTTAATAAACGATTATAAGCATTTTCTCTGCTCTTTGAATGATTCTAGATAACTTAAACTATTCAGATAAACTTGTTTTCCATCAACTGGTCATAAATTCACAGCAGGACACACAAATCAGGTCTGTTTTCAGTCCAGACAGAAACGGATGAGAATGTGGCTCTGTAAGTCCTCTCTCTGACAGCAGGGGGCGCTGGTGGAGCAGCAGAACTACAGCTGTTTCCTGTAACCTCCACGCCGTGATTAAAACACTACTGTATTCGGTACTACATGGAGTGAAGAGTGTGCTCTGGAGGAGTTTCGAAAGGTTATAAATGCCAAATCGCACATTGTTCGCACaacaattatgatattatatCAGATGATCTATCTCCTGTAAAACTCTGCTTTATGCtggacattatttatttatcttcagtTGTTGGAATCTTTTTTTAGTGATAACTGAAATGTGAAACGGTAATTCTAGTCCATCACACAGCTGCAGTGCCGACTCACCTGCCACTCAAACTCTGAGTCTGACCAGTCCCAGTACGTGCTGATGGAGGAGGACACGTCGCTGCACACGCTGCCCTCGGGGAACAGCTCAAAGGAGGCCAGCTCCTGCTCGTCCAGCAGAGAGTAGCAGTCGTCCTGATCACCCACAGACACGGAGGAGAAGAGCTCCTCGCTGCAGTCTGAGCTGGCCACGCTGGTGCCACAGGAGGTCAGGtgccacctgcacacacacacacacacacacacagatactcaGCTCACCGCATGCATGCTTCATATGTGAGTGCCGGCAGAATGAGTTGGAATGTGCATTCAGGGTGTTAGAAAATATTGATACATGTGAGTATCGAAATATTTTCTTTGGTGATACTGTATTGATTCTCAAAAACTGaatatagatatttaaaaaataaataaataataaaatcatacatGATTCATGGTAGATGTTTCGTTTTGAGTTTGTCTACCGACCGCTAGATGTCTTTTAGTGAATAATGTGTAATGGACGCTTCTCGTCTggtgtgcgatacctcgagttgtcctacagGTGGCGCAACAACGCTTCTCGTCTGGTGTGCGACCGCCGTTAATCTCTGAACAGTGACAGGAGATACTAGCATTAGGGAACGCAACTATTGTTAGCATTAATATAGCTCAGTGGAGGATGAAAGAACTGTTCCAGGTCCCGCCTCAGTGTACAAAGATGAAGTGTGACGCCATGTTGGCTGTAGAGGGAACCGTGGCGTGGTCCCAGTGCTTGCTGTGTCCGGTGTGAAGGGCGTCGTGTGGGGCGAGGTGCACGGGGGGGGTCACCGAGCAGCTGCAGCCTTCTCTCGTGGAGGGAGTTGTGCAGATGGGACGGTGCTCGAGTCTCGGTTTTAATGTAGGACTAATTTCTTTCTGCAGCCAAACGCTGCACGCCGGATATTCGGCACAGAGCTGGAGAACTTTAAGCCTAGAGTATGTGTTAATATACAGGCCGTCTGTCTCAATGTTAcccaaacaataaaagaaaagagagaatccCTCGCTGCTTGATTCAACTGCTTTGGTAGTTTTAATAATCAAGTTTACTGAACACACTTACATTGTACATTTTACTATTTGCGTGTCTTACTTGAATACTTTACGATGAAAGGTTAAATTAAAACAGTGGTTAACACTTGTTTCTTTCTgaagtgtgtttgtttttctcagcATCAGTGATTTTTCTTTGAATCCTTCAGAAAACTTTAAATGAGTTTGTCTCTGTGAGTTTACGGTGTGTTCTCTGACTCAAACAGTGCAGCTCAGTCATCTCTGCTGTAGGATTTGAAGATGTTCTGTGTGTCTGGTGGTGCCAGCAGCCGTGAGGTTCATGAGGTCACTGACCTGCTGCTGTGGAAGCGGTGGAGAGGGTCAGTCCGGTGACACGAGGACAGCTGAAAGCTGAAGTCACTGGCGTCCAGCGTGGCATCCTCACTGGAGATCCCTCTCTGAGACAGCAGTGGAAACGGCTCTTCTGGAGCCAGGAACTTCTCGTAGACGTCCTCAGACATCAGGAAGCTGCAGCACAACAGACAGCGCATCAGAAGAGCGTCCAGAGCATACAAACCTTCCTCTCGCTCCACTAAACATGACACACGGGATGCAAACTCAGGGCATCTAAAGTGGCTAGTGAAGCCTGAAATCAGCCTGTCGTTTAAACAAAAGTATCATTAGATCAGACTTGTGTTTCTGATgacaaatgcttcattaatttTAAACTTCAAAGATTTTTGCCATTAAacaaaaagacattaaataaCAGCAAACATGATTTATCTCTGTTCACATCAGGAGCGTATCCAAACACACTGTTAAAGATGCAACAACTGGAATACTGATAACATATCCCACTGAGCTGctgatatttaatacatttacatcacagatattaagtaaagatcgtgttccatgaGGATATTTAGTAAATTCCCTACCgtaaatatcaaaacttaatttgattac
This DNA window, taken from Carassius auratus strain Wakin chromosome 14, ASM336829v1, whole genome shotgun sequence, encodes the following:
- the LOC113113514 gene encoding protein FAM199X — its product is MSEDVYEKFLAPEEPFPLLSQRGISSEDATLDASDFSFQLSSCHRTDPLHRFHSSRWHLTSCGTSVASSDCSEELFSSVSVGDQDDCYSLLDEQELASFELFPEGSVCSDVSSSISTYWDWSDSEFEWQLPGSDLASGSDVLSDIIPSVPSSPCLASKRRNKPHRNLDELPWSAMSNDEQVEYIEYLSRKVSTEMGLREQLDIIKIIDPSAQILPTDSEFIIELNCLTDEKLKQVRSYIREHGPRQQRSVKRSLASSVSAHSSSNASITSSISSSSTSTTSSISRAHSDGNLASAAERIRDSKKRSKQRKLQQKALRKRQLKEQRQARKERLSGLFLNEEVLSLRVPEEEEDHCDDLDVLM